GTCCCCGAAGCTCTCTTCGCGCTCTTCCATCTTGACCCGCTGGCGCAGGCTCTCCATCACCTTGGCCTCATAGCCGGAATAGGTGTGGATGATGAACCAGGCCATCATGCGCTCAGTGGCAACGCCCGCCTTTTCCATCCTGACCTCCGTCATATCGGACATCATGTTCCTCCGGTCAGTGGTGGGGAAGGACGAAGTTCATCCCCCAAGAGATCACCCAGTCCGCGCCCCAGAGAAAGACTCCCACGAAGACAGAGACCGCGACCACCGCATAGGTGGATCCCAACACTTTGTCCTTGGAGGGCCAGTCCACCCGCTTCAGCTCGAGGGCCAAGTCCTTCGCCTGATGTTTGATTTTCGCGATCAAGGAGAACCCCCTGGAGGGACATGCATTTACAAAACCGGCCCCAGCTCATCACGCCGGGGCCGAAACAAGAAGTGGCAGGGGAGACAGGGTTCGAACCCGCGACCTGCGGATTTGGAGTCCGCTGCTCTACCAGCTGAGCTACTCCCCTATGCGGGCCTAGTGAAGGAACCCTGGGTGGGGGATGAGTCCCACCCAGGGCCTCCGGTCACTTGGATTCGCGGTGAACCTTGTGTCCGCCGCAGAAGCGGCAGAACTTCTTGAGTTCCAGCTTACCGGTGACGGTTTTCTTGTTCTTGGTGGAGGTGTAGTTCTTACGCTTGCACTCAGTGCACTGGAGCTGGATGTTGTCACGCATATCAGATCCTACTCAGTGACTTCGTCCACACGGCCGGAACCCACAGTGCGACCGCCCTCACGGATGGCGAACTTGAGGCCCTTCTCCATGGCGATGGGGCAGATGAGCTCGACGGACAGGGTGACGTTGTCACCGGGCATGACCATCTCGCGACCAGCCTCCAGCTCGATGGAACCGGTGACGTCAGTGGTGCGGAAATAGAACTGGGGACGATACTTGTTGAAGAAGGGAGTGTGGCGACCACCCTCATCCTTGGTCAGCACGTAGACCGCAGCGGTAAACTTGGTGTGGGGCTTGATGCTGCCGGGCTTGGCCAGAACCTGACCACGCTCGACGTCCTTGCGCTCAACACCGCGGAGCAGAATGCCGGCGTTGTCACCAGCGCGCCCCTCGTCCAGGGTCTTCTTGAACATCTCGACGCCGGTCACGATCTTCTTGACGGTCTCGCGGATGCCGATGATCTCGATCTCCTCACCGACCTTGACGATGCCCTGCTCGATACGACCGGTCACCACGGTGCCACGACCGGTGATGGTGAAGACGTCCTCAACGGGCATCAGGAAGGGCAGATCGGTGGGACGGGCAGGATCGGGGATGTAGCTGTCAACCGCGTCCATCAGGTCGAAGATCGCCTTGGTGTTCTCGGTCTCGAGCTTGCCGGCAGTGGCGTCATCCAGGGCGCCCTTGGCGGTGCCACGGATCACAGGAATGTCGTCGCCGGGGAAGCCATAGGAGGAGAGCAGCTCACGGAGCTCCATCTCGACCAGCTCAGCCAGCTCAGGATCAGCGATGTCCATCTTGTTCATGAACACCACCAGGGAGGGCACGCCGACCTGACGGGCGAGCAGGATGTGCTCACGGGTCTGGGGCATGGGGCCGTCGGTGGCGGCGACCACCAGGATAGCTCCGTCCATCTGGGCAGCGCCGGTGATCATGTTCTTGATGTAGTCGGCGTGACCGGGGCAGTCCACGTGGGCGTAGTGACGCTTCTCGGTCTGGTACTCCACGTGGGCAGTGTTGATCGTGATCCCACGGGCCTTCTCCTCGGGAGCGGAGTCGATCTGATCGTAGGACTTCGCCTGGCCGCCGAACTTCGTGGACATGATGTAGGTGATGGCGGCCGTCAGCGTGGTCTTGCCATGGTCCACGTGACCAATGGTGCCGATGTTGACGTGGGGCTTAGAACGATCGAATTTTTCCTTCGCCACAAGTGCCTCCTGAAGAGAAGTGTGAACCGTTGAGTATACGCAAAAAACTGGAGCCCACAGCCGGGATTGAACCGGCGACCTCGTCCTTACCAAGGACGCGCTCTGCCACTGAGCTATGTGGGCCTAGTCTCCACAGCATCACTGCGGAGGTTGGAGCGGGAAACGGGGTTCGAACCCGCGACATTCAGCTTGGAAGGCTGACGCTCTACCAACTGAGCTATTCCCGCAGATCTTCCAATCACCCTGAGGCGACTGGTGAGTGGTGCCGAGAGAAGGATTCGAACCTCCGTAACGCGATGCGTGGCAGATTTACAGTCTGCTGCCATTAACCACTCGGCCATCTCGGCTTGCTTCAAAGATCTTCCTGCTGGGCTTCTCCCGTAGGTTTTTCCCGGCAGGAATAAGAAAGGTATCACAGGGAACCCGGAGGCACAACCAAAAAAAATTCAGTTGTTGCTTTCAGCCCTCTTCGCCAGTGCCCGGAAGACCACTACCGCCGCAGCGGCAGAGACGTTCAAACTCTCCGTCCCCCCAGGCATGGGAATGCGGAGGAGCCCGTCGCAGCGCTCCCGGATCTTCTGGTGGAGCCCCTCTCCCTCAGCACCCATGACCACCACCGTGGCCCGGTCGAAGCCCTCCTCCAGGTAGTCACGGCTCCCCGGACCTGCGGCCATGCCGTAGACCCAAGCGCCCGCCTCCTTGAGGTCATCCAGCGCCCGCCCCAGGTTGACCACCCGGACCAGGGGCACCCGGCCGGCGGTACCCGCACTGGCCCGGATCGCCGTTTCATTGATCTGGGCCGAGCGCCGCTCGGGGAAGACCACGCCGTCCACAGCCGCTGCAGCAGCGCTGCGGAGGATGGCCCCGAAGTTATGGGGATCGGTGACCCCGTCCAGGGCGAGCACCAGGGCGGCGTCACCCTTGGCCCGGACCCGCCCCAGGAGCTCCTCCATGCTGGACAACCGGACATCCTCCCCTTCACCCAGTACGCCCTGATGGCGCTGGCCCTGGGCGCGGCGATCCAGACTGTCCATGGGCTCCCGGTGAACAGTGACGCCATTCTGGCGCGCTTCGGCCCGGAGTTGGGCCGTCCGCTCCCAGGCTGTGGGGGCGACCCGCAGCGTCTGGAGTTCTCCCCGGGCGAGCGCCTCGGAGCAGGCATGAGGTCCCAGGAAGCGCATCAGAAGGCCCTTCGGAAGCCGATGGAGAATGCATAGCCTGTGCCTTCCACCCGGGTCACCGTGCTGGAGTTGCGCACCCCATCCTGACTCCAGATGGCGTCCAGCTTGCTGCTGTCCGCGTCCCGGGTCAGGCGGGCCTGGGCGCCGAAGTTGAGTTCCCCCCCCCAGACCTTGTAGCCGGCGCCGATGGCGAAGGTCGAGCAGGCGGCCCCACCGACGACAGGGTCCATGTCCGACTCATCCACCGTAGCCCCCTCCATGGCGAAGCCCAGGCGGCCCGTCCAGCGTTTGGTGAAGGCCAGTTCCCCCATGAGGCTGACACCGAGGGCGTTCTTGAAGTGGATGGCCTGGACCGGCGCGTCGACGACCGTGCCATCGATGTCACTCACAACCCCCGGCTGGGAGGGCAGCTTGGTGCTGGCCCCCTGGATGTAGCGGAGATCCAGCTCCCAGGTGAAGGCCTGGTTGAAGCGCTGACGCACGCCCAACGTCGCTGTCCCTGGCGTCTCGACGCTCCCACTGCCCGCCGTGGGCTGGTAGTGGGCCCAGGCCCCGGCCCCGTCCATCCCATTCTCGTAGGGCAGGTAGCCGTTGGTCCCGGTCATGGAGACCGTACGCCCGTTCTTGGAGGCACTCAGGTCCATGGTGGCCCTCAGGACCTTTGAATAGTTCCCGCCCACAGTCCAACGTGGATCGATGGCATAGCGGAAGCCCAGGGAGTAGCAGCCCGTGAGCTTGCTGCCACTCTGGTGGACCGAGCCCTCGGCCAACCCCAGGGCTTCATTGGTGCTGCTCACCGCTGCATCCACATCCCCGGGCACCAGGACCCTCAGGCTCACATCGCTGGCGTAGGCGACCCGGGCCACACCCAGGCCCATGCCCACACTCAAGCGATCGCTCAGAGCCCAGGCTCCCTGGAGCTCCATGCGCTGCACCGAAAGATCCATCCCCTCCCAGTAGAAACGGCTGGTGGCCCTGGAGTCCAGGAGCCCATGCTTCTCGGTCGGCGTGTCCAGCTTCAACCCCAGGGCAAAGCTGGGGCCGAGCCGCCAGCCCATGCCCATGGCAGGAAGGACCCGGCTCCTGTCGCTGGTGAAGAGCTTCTGATTGAGGCTGGACTGGAGCGTCGACTGGGCTGACTGCATTTCCATCCCGAAGGAGACATAGGCAGAGCGGGGATCGGTCAGGGTCACCAGGAGGGCCGGATTGAGGGCGGCGGCCTCCAGGCTCCGTCCATAGGCCACACCCGTGCCTGCCCGGCCCAGGTTCACGGCGTCCGTGCCGTGGAACGCGGAACTCTGGGCCGCCAGGCTCATCCCCGGAAGGAGCGCCGCGAGTCCCGCCGCTCCCATGCCCAGCCTCCAAGCTGCTCTCGCCATGCCATTGCCTCCGAAATCAGGGTTCCACCACGAATGATCCGGACACCCCTAAGGTTCAAACCGGACCTTAGGATCCCCTGAAGCCGCCCCGCCTCCAAGGGGAAGTGATGGAGGACCCGGGAACCCGGGGCCGGAGGGGGCTAGAATGGGGGCATGCGCGAGCTACCCTACGTCCCCGACCTCGAGAGCATCGAACCCGGCACGGATATCCTGGCCGGCATCCAGCGCCTGCGCCGGGAGCGCAACGCCGTGATCCTCGCCCACTACTACCAGGAGCCCGAGATCCAGGATCTCGCCGACTTTGTGGGGGACAGCCTCCAGTTGGCCCAGGCCGCCCAGAAGACCCAGGCGGATGTGATCGCCTTCTGCGGCGTCCACTTCATGGCCGAGACCGCCAAGATCCTCAATCCCACCAAGACCGTGGTGCTCCCGGACCTGGAGGCCGGCTGCAGCCTGGCGGACCGCTGCCCTGCCAGCACCTTTGCGGAGTTCCTCAAGGACTACCCCGACCACGAGGTGGTGAGCTACATCAACTGCTCCGCCGGCGTGAAGGCCCTCTCCACCATCATCTGCACCAGTTCCAATGCCGTGCGGGTCGTGGAGAGCCTCCCCCGGGAGAAGCCCATCGTCTTCGCCCCGGATCGGCACCTCGGCCGCTGGATCATGAAGCAGACCGGTCGTGACATGGTGCTCTACCCCGGCTTCTGCATCGTCCACGAGCAGTTCACCGCCAAGCGGGTGGCCACCCTCCAGGCCCAGCACCCGGACGCCAAGCTCATCGTCCACCCCGAGTGCGATGCCACCGTGAGCCGCATGGCCGACTTCGTGGGCTCCACCGCTGCCCTGCTGCGTTATGTCGCGGAGGATCCTGCCAGGACCTTCATCGTCGGCACCGAGAGCGGCATCCTCCACCAGATGCACAAGCTCCGGCCCGAGGCCGAGCTGATCCCCCTGCCCGCCGACAATGGCTGCAACTGCTCCCTCTGCCCCTACATGAAGCTCAACACCTTGGAGAAGCTCTACCTGGCCCTCCGGGACCTCAAGCCCGAGCTCACCCTGGAAGAGGGGCTTCGCCAGGCAGCCCTCAAGCCCCTGGAGCGCATGCTGACCCTCGGCTGACCCGCGCTACTGCACGGTCGGGTGAGAGATGTCCCCCCCCAGCCTGAGCAGCATCGTCTCGAAGGGGGCCTGGACCTCGACCCAACCGCCGCTGCCCAGCCCCGGAATGGCCCGGAGGCTGGGTGGAGGCAGGAGGCGCACCTCAGCCGGCTTCAGGGGGGGCAGGCGGAGCCCCTCCCAGGCTTCCAGAGGGTGGCTCCGGGTATGCCCGGCCCCCGTCAAGCGCAGGCTGCCTTCCGGCCACCTGAAACTGAGCCAGGCCCCCAGCACCAGGCCCTCAGGATCCTCCAGGGCAATGCAGCAGCCATGGGCACGGCCGCCGTGCAGGCCCACCACGGCCAGAGTCGGGACCGGAAGCTGGCTCAGCTCAGCTCCGGGCCCCCGCAGCCGAGAACGATCCAGGGGTCTGCCGTCGGCCCGCCGTACGGCCTGCGGATCCGGCAGACAGGGGAGCATCCGCACCTCGTCCCGCTGCCCCCAGAGTTCCGCGGGCAGTGCTCCGGCCTGGGCATGCCATTTTTCGGCATAGGCCAGGGCCTGACGCGCCCGCTGGAGTCCCCGGGGCCCACTCTCCAGCACGGCCCGGAGGTCCGGGGGAACCAGCTGCCCGGCCAGGGCCTCACTCCTCCCCTCCCCCAGCTTGGCCTGGCGGATGTGCTCCAGGCGATGGAGGTCCACCACCCGAGAAGGGTCAGAGCCAAGAGGCGCCACCAGACGCCTCTGCCCCCCCCACTCGGCCATGCCCAGGCGGAATTCAGGCATCGATCTCCCCTCGGCCTGTCGGATCGGTGGGATGGGGGAAGGAAATCAAGCGTGCTCCGTCGCGGTAGCGTCTTCACTAAAGCTTAGCCCAGGGCCATCCTGGTAACCATGACGGTCTCCTCCCCCTCCCACCGCCGGGCCGATGGCCTGATCCTCCTGCTGGTCCTCCTGGCCTTCCTCACCACCTGGGCGAACCTGCACCGGCGTATGGGAACCGCCCCCTCCACCGATCAAGTCTCCCTGCAGGGGCGGGCCCTGGACCTCCAGCTCAGCATCAGCGGGCACCTTGGCCCCGGCATGACTGCGGCCTCCAGCCCGCACACCTCCTGGGACTGGGCCCTTCTCGCCATCCAGAAGGCCGAGGCCGGGCACCCGGAGGCCGCCACCCCCGTCCTTGATCTCACCCCCCGGGGCTTTGCCCAGGTGTGGCGGCGCGCCTATGCCCAGGGGCCAAGTCCGGCCCCTGAGCAGGTGGAAACCGCTCGCCGGGCCCTGGCCCGCACCCACGCGGGAGGCCTGCTCGAGGCCCGGCTGCAGGAGGCGGATGGGAAGAGCGGCGCTGCCCTCCGACAGGCAGCCGACGCCCGCCTCTATCTCCGCCTGGGGCTTCTGGCCCTGGTCGGCCTGGGGGCCCTGGCGGCCTTCGCCGGCGGGCTGGGCTTCATCCTCTTCCTGTCCTTCCGCAAGCGCTCCCCCCTCCCTCAGCTTCCGGCGCTCAGCCTGGGGGGGAGGAGCTTGGCCATCCTCTTCCTCGCCTGGTTCCTGGTCATGCAGGTCTCCGGCACCCTCATCCAGGCCCTCTGCCTCCTGCTGCCCTTCCTCCGCCCCTGGACCCTCCCCCTGGCCTACCTCCTCCACGCCCTCTTCGCCGTAGGCCTGCTCTGCCATTTGGAAGGCATCCCTTTCAGGGAGCTCTGGCGCAGGATGACCTCGGGCCCCCCGGGCAGGAGCCTGCTCTGGGGCCTGGGGCACCTGGGGATGACGGTGGTCCTGGCCCTGGCCCTCTCTCTCATCCTGGGCTTCCTCCTCAAGGACAGCGAGCCCCCCCAGCGGGAACTCATCGAGCTGCTGAACCGGGCCAGCACCCCGGGCACCGTCATCCCCCTCTTCCTGACGGTGGCGGTCCTGGCCCCCTGCTTCGAGGAGCTGCTCTTCCGGGGCTGCCTGATCCCGGCCCTGAGACGCCGGATGCCCCTCTGGGTTGCGCTGGCGGTCGGAGGAATCGCCTTTGGCGCCATGCACCTCCAGCCCGCTGGCCTCCCCCTCCTCTCCCTGCTGGGCATCACCATGGGCCTGGCCTTCGTCCGGACGGGGAACCTCTGGTCCTCGATCCTGGTGCATGGCCTCTGGAACGCCGCCCAGTTCCTTCTGATGCGCGCCCTCTACTGAGTCCGGAGATAGTCCATCACGGCCCAGAAGACAGAGCCGATGATCCAGACCGCCACGATCCAGACCACCAGGACCCATGGCCGGATCGAGGGCGAGGCGGGGGCTGGCCGCTGCTGACCGCTGGAGGTGCTCCTGGGGTTGTCCAGGGCATCAGGGTCGAGCTCGATCTTGACCGTGCTGACCGGGGTCAGGATAGGGGTCGGGCGGACGGGCGTCGCCCGGGCCTGGAAGGCACCGCTGGCGCTCACCGTCTCGGCCCCAAGGGGCGGCCTGGGGGTACGGGTGCGCCGGAGGGGCACGATGTCCCCGGCGAAGTCGTCATGGCGGAAGAGCTCCTCCACTCGGGCGAGGGCCTGCCCGTCCAGGGGATAGGCGTCCAGCAGGGCGGTCAGAAAATTCATGATTGTTTCATGCCTGTCGTCTGGATCCGGAGACAGGGCCCGACGGAAGACATTGGCCACGGGGCCCGGCATGCCATCGGGCATCAGCGGCCGATCATTGAGCACATGGGTGATGACGGCGGCCACATTGGGACCCGGATGGGGCAGGCGCCCGGTCAGGAGCTCAAAAGCGGTGACAGCGAAGGCGTAGCGGTCACTGCTGGGGGTGGGCTCCTCACCCCGGAGCAGCTCCGGCGCACTGTAGGCGGGGGATCCCAGGAACTCCCCCTGGGCGGTCACCCTGGGGGCCATGGTCCGGGCGATGCCGAAGTCCATGAGCTTCACCCGGCCATCCTCCGAGACGAGGATGTTGTCGGGCTTCACATCGCGGTGGACGATGGCGTGGCGATGGGCCGCCCGCAGCGCCCTCATGGCCTGGATCAGGATGCCCAGACAGGTCTCCGCCTCCAGATTCCCCTCACGGATAAGACGACCGAGACTGCTTCCCTCCACGTATTCCATGGCCAGATAGGGACCGAGCTCCGGTTCCTCGCCGACATCGTAGATGGTCACGACATTGGGGTGATTGAGCTGGGCGGAGATCTCGGCCTCGCGCTTGAAGCGCTCCATGGCCAAGTCCCGCTCCTCGCCAATGGCCCGGACGACCTTGATGGCGAGGCGTCGCTTGAGGAGGGGGTCTTCGGCCAGGTAGACCTTTCCCATCGCCCCGTGCCCCAGGAGGCCCTGCACGACGTAACGTCCGATGGTTGAGGGTTGATCGGGCATATCTGAACCCATCATATCGACAACCTGTGACAGGTGCTCCACTTCAGGCGGGGATGGCAGGGGAAGCCCTTGACGGTACAATGGGGATTTGCCCTTTCACGAGGTCCCCATGGCCGCGCTCATTGAAGCCATTGATATCAAACGAAAGATGTTCTTCGAGATGGAGGACAC
The sequence above is drawn from the uncultured Holophaga sp. genome and encodes:
- a CDS encoding outer membrane protein transport protein yields the protein MARAAWRLGMGAAGLAALLPGMSLAAQSSAFHGTDAVNLGRAGTGVAYGRSLEAAALNPALLVTLTDPRSAYVSFGMEMQSAQSTLQSSLNQKLFTSDRSRVLPAMGMGWRLGPSFALGLKLDTPTEKHGLLDSRATSRFYWEGMDLSVQRMELQGAWALSDRLSVGMGLGVARVAYASDVSLRVLVPGDVDAAVSSTNEALGLAEGSVHQSGSKLTGCYSLGFRYAIDPRWTVGGNYSKVLRATMDLSASKNGRTVSMTGTNGYLPYENGMDGAGAWAHYQPTAGSGSVETPGTATLGVRQRFNQAFTWELDLRYIQGASTKLPSQPGVVSDIDGTVVDAPVQAIHFKNALGVSLMGELAFTKRWTGRLGFAMEGATVDESDMDPVVGGAACSTFAIGAGYKVWGGELNFGAQARLTRDADSSKLDAIWSQDGVRNSSTVTRVEGTGYAFSIGFRRAF
- the rpmG gene encoding 50S ribosomal protein L33, with the protein product MRDNIQLQCTECKRKNYTSTKNKKTVTGKLELKKFCRFCGGHKVHRESK
- the rlmB gene encoding 23S rRNA (guanosine(2251)-2'-O)-methyltransferase RlmB; translated protein: MRFLGPHACSEALARGELQTLRVAPTAWERTAQLRAEARQNGVTVHREPMDSLDRRAQGQRHQGVLGEGEDVRLSSMEELLGRVRAKGDAALVLALDGVTDPHNFGAILRSAAAAAVDGVVFPERRSAQINETAIRASAGTAGRVPLVRVVNLGRALDDLKEAGAWVYGMAAGPGSRDYLEEGFDRATVVVMGAEGEGLHQKIRERCDGLLRIPMPGGTESLNVSAAAAVVVFRALAKRAESNN
- the tuf gene encoding elongation factor Tu; the encoded protein is MAKEKFDRSKPHVNIGTIGHVDHGKTTLTAAITYIMSTKFGGQAKSYDQIDSAPEEKARGITINTAHVEYQTEKRHYAHVDCPGHADYIKNMITGAAQMDGAILVVAATDGPMPQTREHILLARQVGVPSLVVFMNKMDIADPELAELVEMELRELLSSYGFPGDDIPVIRGTAKGALDDATAGKLETENTKAIFDLMDAVDSYIPDPARPTDLPFLMPVEDVFTITGRGTVVTGRIEQGIVKVGEEIEIIGIRETVKKIVTGVEMFKKTLDEGRAGDNAGILLRGVERKDVERGQVLAKPGSIKPHTKFTAAVYVLTKDEGGRHTPFFNKYRPQFYFRTTDVTGSIELEAGREMVMPGDNVTLSVELICPIAMEKGLKFAIREGGRTVGSGRVDEVTE
- a CDS encoding serine/threonine-protein kinase; protein product: MPDQPSTIGRYVVQGLLGHGAMGKVYLAEDPLLKRRLAIKVVRAIGEERDLAMERFKREAEISAQLNHPNVVTIYDVGEEPELGPYLAMEYVEGSSLGRLIREGNLEAETCLGILIQAMRALRAAHRHAIVHRDVKPDNILVSEDGRVKLMDFGIARTMAPRVTAQGEFLGSPAYSAPELLRGEEPTPSSDRYAFAVTAFELLTGRLPHPGPNVAAVITHVLNDRPLMPDGMPGPVANVFRRALSPDPDDRHETIMNFLTALLDAYPLDGQALARVEELFRHDDFAGDIVPLRRTRTPRPPLGAETVSASGAFQARATPVRPTPILTPVSTVKIELDPDALDNPRSTSSGQQRPAPASPSIRPWVLVVWIVAVWIIGSVFWAVMDYLRTQ
- the nadA gene encoding quinolinate synthase NadA gives rise to the protein MRELPYVPDLESIEPGTDILAGIQRLRRERNAVILAHYYQEPEIQDLADFVGDSLQLAQAAQKTQADVIAFCGVHFMAETAKILNPTKTVVLPDLEAGCSLADRCPASTFAEFLKDYPDHEVVSYINCSAGVKALSTIICTSSNAVRVVESLPREKPIVFAPDRHLGRWIMKQTGRDMVLYPGFCIVHEQFTAKRVATLQAQHPDAKLIVHPECDATVSRMADFVGSTAALLRYVAEDPARTFIVGTESGILHQMHKLRPEAELIPLPADNGCNCSLCPYMKLNTLEKLYLALRDLKPELTLEEGLRQAALKPLERMLTLG
- a CDS encoding type II CAAX endopeptidase family protein, with the protein product MTVSSPSHRRADGLILLLVLLAFLTTWANLHRRMGTAPSTDQVSLQGRALDLQLSISGHLGPGMTAASSPHTSWDWALLAIQKAEAGHPEAATPVLDLTPRGFAQVWRRAYAQGPSPAPEQVETARRALARTHAGGLLEARLQEADGKSGAALRQAADARLYLRLGLLALVGLGALAAFAGGLGFILFLSFRKRSPLPQLPALSLGGRSLAILFLAWFLVMQVSGTLIQALCLLLPFLRPWTLPLAYLLHALFAVGLLCHLEGIPFRELWRRMTSGPPGRSLLWGLGHLGMTVVLALALSLILGFLLKDSEPPQRELIELLNRASTPGTVIPLFLTVAVLAPCFEELLFRGCLIPALRRRMPLWVALAVGGIAFGAMHLQPAGLPLLSLLGITMGLAFVRTGNLWSSILVHGLWNAAQFLLMRALY
- the secE gene encoding preprotein translocase subunit SecE, with the translated sequence MIAKIKHQAKDLALELKRVDWPSKDKVLGSTYAVVAVSVFVGVFLWGADWVISWGMNFVLPHH